One Pleurocapsa sp. PCC 7327 DNA segment encodes these proteins:
- a CDS encoding chemotaxis protein CheW, producing MMSDAFLRDLGQTASGSGGRGREEQFLRFYLEPDTKVMLPVAQLTEVLTIPLGQIIPIPHMPAWVMGVYNWRGEILWMVDLGQLVGLTPWHQQSFKGSTYRAFVLKSAGKSETAAKSQTLGLVISRVDDIEWCDPAQIQSPPASAVEPGLAPFLRGFWVKPDGEILVALEGEAIMAAMPKS from the coding sequence ATGATGTCCGATGCGTTCCTGCGGGATCTCGGACAAACTGCCTCAGGATCGGGCGGACGAGGACGAGAAGAGCAGTTTTTGCGATTTTATCTAGAGCCAGATACGAAAGTGATGTTACCAGTGGCTCAATTGACAGAAGTACTTACCATTCCCCTCGGTCAGATTATTCCCATTCCCCACATGCCCGCTTGGGTAATGGGAGTTTATAACTGGCGAGGGGAAATTCTTTGGATGGTAGATTTGGGACAATTGGTCGGACTGACTCCCTGGCATCAGCAATCTTTCAAAGGCTCGACTTACAGAGCCTTTGTTCTTAAGAGCGCTGGCAAATCCGAAACCGCAGCTAAAAGCCAAACCCTCGGTTTAGTTATCAGTAGAGTCGATGATATAGAATGGTGCGACCCAGCACAAATACAATCGCCGCCAGCCTCAGCAGTCGAGCCAGGATTGGCTCCTTTTCTGCGAGGGTTTTGGGTAAAACCCGATGGCGAGATTCTCGTCGCTCTCGAAGGAGAGGCGATTATGGCAGCTATGCCCAAATCGTAA
- a CDS encoding response regulator, protein MTTANPSSQSPLIIRDFNAEKQAEFFEKLKQNRFSGQLVLTNPKGERWFFYFYLSRIIYATGGIHPVRRWRRNLITYFPQIASQPSIVQVDLANIAPDKLKICWEYELLCLWVEQQKITREQAAKMIRASIVEILFDITQGMAVACEIKPNILLPPRLVLIDGEQVIAESQQSWQAWQEAKIADRSPNSAPIVRQSEQLQQKTSPQVYQTLSQLLDGQQTLRDLSIRMKRHVLPVISSLLPYIQMGLVELVSVPDLASPVAPPPTPSGGTPIPITSGKAPLIACVDDSPLMCQTMEKILTAANYQFVGINDPLRAIAILLARKPDLIFLDLVMPNANGYEICGQLRRMTFFKDTPIVILTGNDGIVDRVRAKMVGSTDFISKPVDPEIVIGTIRKHLRQESPA, encoded by the coding sequence ATGACGACTGCTAACCCTTCCTCTCAAAGTCCCCTAATCATCAGGGATTTTAATGCTGAAAAACAGGCTGAGTTTTTTGAAAAGCTTAAACAGAATCGATTTAGCGGTCAATTGGTGCTGACAAACCCTAAGGGAGAGAGGTGGTTCTTCTATTTCTACTTGAGTCGAATTATCTACGCAACAGGTGGAATTCACCCCGTCAGACGCTGGAGACGAAACCTAATTACTTATTTTCCCCAAATCGCTTCCCAACCCTCAATCGTGCAGGTCGATCTCGCCAACATCGCCCCCGATAAGTTAAAAATTTGTTGGGAATACGAACTATTGTGTTTGTGGGTAGAACAGCAAAAAATTACGCGGGAACAAGCCGCCAAAATGATTCGCGCCTCCATCGTCGAGATCCTATTCGATATCACTCAGGGAATGGCGGTAGCTTGCGAAATCAAGCCAAATATCTTGCTTCCTCCCAGACTGGTTTTAATCGATGGCGAGCAAGTTATCGCAGAATCCCAGCAGTCCTGGCAAGCTTGGCAAGAAGCCAAAATTGCCGATCGCTCTCCCAATTCAGCACCGATCGTTCGCCAAAGCGAACAGCTGCAACAAAAAACCTCCCCCCAAGTTTATCAAACCCTCAGCCAACTCCTCGACGGGCAACAAACGCTGCGCGACCTGTCAATCCGCATGAAGCGACATGTCTTGCCAGTGATTAGTTCGCTGCTACCATACATCCAAATGGGTTTGGTGGAATTGGTTAGCGTTCCCGATCTTGCCTCTCCCGTTGCTCCTCCACCAACTCCTAGCGGAGGTACGCCAATCCCGATAACTTCTGGCAAAGCTCCCTTAATTGCCTGCGTGGACGACAGTCCCCTGATGTGCCAGACAATGGAGAAAATCCTCACGGCTGCTAACTATCAATTTGTCGGTATTAACGATCCGCTCAGAGCGATCGCCATTTTGCTGGCTCGCAAACCCGATCTGATCTTCCTCGATCTCGTCATGCCGAACGCTAACGGCTATGAAATTTGCGGTCAGTTGCGCCGAATGACCTTTTTCAAAGATACTCCCATCGTCATTCTCACCGGCAATGATGGAATCGTCGATCGCGTTAGAGCCAAGATGGTTGGATCTACGGACTTTATCAGCAAACCTGTCGATCCGGAGATAGTGATCGGTACGATTCGCAAACATCTCAGACAAGAAAGTCCCGCCTAG
- a CDS encoding ISKra4-like element ISPle1 family transposase (programmed frameshift): protein MNQEKQERIKACLQELSTLLYEEADKSKLTDLEGIEKTVRSQVLELVSPEIAPFFIEQKTGTKVGKTRKIKSLVGELKLKAKQLIRLGLKPRTRLSPLLQKCCLRLSANESYQKAEIEIEALTGVKVGHSTQQQLVLSQDFQLPLAKQSVSEVSVDGGKVRLRGKPKAGCHWRDYKTVRLQGIYYGAFFDDNQSLIDYVNSQQLLDPLVCLGDGHDGVWNLVREFGQDQFSRCEILDWYHLKENLYKVGGSLKRLKAAETLLWQGQVEAAKTLFNHCRGKQAKNFIAYLEKHLPRIVNYSYYQAEQLCSIGSGAVESAIKQIGLRIKISGAQWNVESVNHILSVRCAYLNGLLAV, encoded by the exons ATGAACCAAGAGAAACAAGAACGGATCAAAGCCTGCTTACAAGAATTGTCAACACTGCTGTATGAAGAAGCAGACAAAAGTAAGCTGACAGACCTTGAAGGCATAGAAAAAACAGTTCGCAGTCAAGTATTAGAACTAGTCAGCCCAGAAATAGCCC CTTTTTTTATCGAACAAAAAACTGGAACAAAAGTAGGTAAAACTAGGAAAATAAAAAGCCTAGTAGGGGAACTGAAATTAAAAGCCAAACAGCTTATTAGACTAGGTTTAAAGCCAAGAACTCGCCTAAGTCCATTACTTCAAAAGTGCTGTTTGAGGTTATCAGCTAACGAATCATACCAAAAAGCAGAAATCGAGATTGAGGCATTGACAGGAGTAAAAGTTGGTCATTCAACACAACAACAACTAGTGCTGTCACAAGATTTTCAACTACCACTTGCTAAACAATCAGTTTCAGAAGTCAGCGTAGATGGAGGAAAAGTCCGACTCAGGGGTAAACCGAAAGCAGGCTGCCACTGGCGAGACTATAAAACCGTTCGTCTGCAAGGGATTTACTATGGTGCATTTTTTGATGACAACCAATCATTAATTGATTATGTCAATAGCCAACAGTTGTTAGACCCTCTTGTTTGCTTGGGAGATGGACATGATGGTGTCTGGAATCTGGTGAGAGAATTTGGACAAGACCAGTTTTCTCGCTGTGAAATTTTGGATTGGTATCACCTGAAGGAAAATCTTTATAAAGTTGGTGGTTCTTTAAAGCGACTCAAAGCTGCGGAAACTCTGTTGTGGCAAGGTCAGGTAGAAGCGGCCAAGACCCTATTTAATCATTGCCGAGGTAAACAAGCTAAAAATTTCATCGCTTATCTGGAAAAACATCTCCCTCGCATTGTCAATTACAGCTATTATCAGGCTGAACAATTATGTTCTATCGGTTCAGGGGCAGTTGAATCTGCAATTAAACAAATTGGTTTAAGGATCAAAATTTCTGGCGCACAGTGGAATGTTGAAAGTGTCAATCACATCCTCTCTGTTCGTTGTGCTTATCTTAATGGTTTACTTGCTGTCTGA
- a CDS encoding methyl-accepting chemotaxis protein — translation MLPSIVTGKYALFFAAPIKDSVTGQTIGVIRTLVPIKVVEDLIKPFTNEANKIHLVDKSGKVFLAPEGEQKLVGQSLDKEYPEFDPKLLTDRTGFTTLRDASRNSNVLLAYSNLQKRTNLPDFDWRILLSTPTSAAFAAQRQLLLTTLLGTGATAIAVGIIALLLADRLTRPIISAAEAVEKIGRGELDTRVAVSGEDELAALGANINVMAAQLETLVQEQAVSVEQAQLLKDITVKISQALDVDTIFRAAVEEIRKAIVSDRVIVYLFDKNWKGTVVAESVASGFPKSLGAQIADPCFAQNYVQKYKKGRVQATPDIYNAGLTDCHLAQLAPFSVRANLVAPIVASGELLGLLIAHQCSGTRNWQVGEIDFFTQAAIQVGAAIERTNLLQRQQIEAERAGVLRDITLELAQKVTKEEILAQPPLDKVRHALKSDRVILYQFDKTWKGTVTGESVAEEFPKALGAQIADPCFAKNYVEKYKRGHVQATPDIYNAGLTQCHLKQLEPFSVKANLVTPIVTSGDLLGLLIAHQCSGTRQWEEAEINFLAQVATQIGLALDRTNLLDKQRLSELAQRKEKEKLQQRALELLMQVDPLTQGDLTIRATVTEDEIGTIADSYNSTIENLRKIVSQVKEAAQKVALTTSNNDALVAALSQGAMQQTGEIAAALERIQAMTNSIRAVALSAEQAEEAVDQAAQTVEEGDAAMNRTVEGIMAIRQTVAETAKKVKRLGESTQKISKVVNLISSFADQTNLLALNASIEAAHAGEQGRGFAVVADEVRNLARQSAEATAEIEKVVAEIQAETNDVVAAMEEGTEQVVMGTKLVEETRQSLNRIAASSEQIGQLVEAIAKATEEQTEVSEVVSQSMTGIAAIANETSSSATDVSASFKELLAVAQALQESVGKFKVS, via the coding sequence ATGCTCCCATCAATTGTAACTGGAAAATATGCTTTGTTTTTCGCTGCGCCAATCAAAGACTCGGTAACAGGGCAAACCATCGGTGTTATTCGCACTCTCGTTCCGATTAAAGTGGTCGAAGATTTAATTAAACCCTTTACTAATGAAGCCAATAAAATCCATTTGGTAGATAAATCTGGTAAAGTTTTCTTGGCTCCAGAAGGCGAGCAAAAACTGGTGGGTCAGTCTTTAGACAAAGAATACCCCGAATTTGACCCGAAACTATTGACCGATCGAACGGGTTTTACTACCCTGCGAGATGCTAGCAGAAACTCGAACGTTCTTTTAGCTTACTCAAACCTACAAAAACGAACCAACCTACCGGATTTTGACTGGCGCATATTATTGAGTACTCCAACATCGGCGGCTTTTGCTGCCCAAAGACAGTTATTGCTAACTACTTTGTTGGGAACGGGAGCGACTGCGATCGCAGTGGGTATCATCGCCCTTCTTCTCGCCGATCGCCTCACTCGACCGATTATATCGGCAGCTGAAGCCGTAGAAAAAATCGGTCGCGGCGAATTGGATACTCGCGTGGCGGTATCCGGGGAAGACGAATTAGCGGCTTTGGGAGCCAATATTAACGTCATGGCGGCTCAGCTAGAAACGTTGGTGCAGGAACAAGCCGTATCGGTCGAACAAGCTCAGCTCCTCAAAGATATCACAGTTAAAATTTCTCAAGCGCTGGATGTCGATACGATTTTTAGGGCGGCTGTAGAAGAAATTCGCAAGGCAATTGTATCGGATCGCGTTATTGTCTATCTCTTCGACAAAAACTGGAAAGGCACGGTCGTTGCCGAATCGGTGGCATCGGGCTTCCCCAAATCGCTAGGCGCGCAAATCGCCGATCCTTGTTTTGCCCAAAACTATGTCCAGAAATATAAGAAAGGTCGCGTTCAGGCAACGCCCGATATTTACAATGCCGGGTTGACCGACTGTCACCTTGCACAACTCGCCCCCTTCAGCGTCAGAGCCAATCTCGTCGCGCCTATCGTGGCTAGTGGAGAGCTGCTAGGCTTGCTGATAGCTCACCAATGTTCTGGAACTCGCAATTGGCAAGTCGGCGAGATCGACTTCTTCACCCAAGCAGCTATCCAGGTCGGTGCGGCGATCGAGCGTACCAACCTCTTGCAGCGACAGCAAATCGAAGCCGAACGGGCAGGAGTTCTTAGAGATATTACCTTGGAACTGGCTCAAAAAGTGACGAAGGAGGAAATTCTCGCGCAACCGCCACTGGACAAGGTTCGCCATGCCCTCAAGAGCGATCGCGTCATCCTCTATCAGTTCGATAAAACCTGGAAAGGAACGGTCACTGGCGAGTCCGTAGCCGAGGAATTTCCTAAAGCCTTGGGAGCGCAAATCGCCGACCCCTGCTTTGCCAAGAACTACGTAGAAAAATACAAGCGCGGTCACGTCCAGGCAACGCCCGATATTTACAACGCCGGGTTGACCCAATGCCACCTCAAGCAGCTAGAACCCTTCAGCGTCAAAGCCAATTTGGTTACGCCAATCGTGACGAGCGGCGACTTGCTGGGCTTGTTGATCGCTCACCAGTGTTCCGGCACTCGCCAGTGGGAAGAAGCGGAGATTAACTTCTTGGCTCAGGTGGCAACACAAATCGGTCTGGCGCTCGATCGCACCAATTTGCTAGACAAGCAGCGCCTATCCGAGCTAGCACAGCGTAAAGAAAAAGAAAAATTGCAACAGCGAGCACTAGAATTACTCATGCAAGTCGATCCGCTCACCCAGGGAGACTTGACCATCCGCGCCACCGTCACCGAAGACGAAATTGGTACCATTGCTGACTCCTACAACTCCACCATCGAAAACTTGCGCAAAATTGTTTCTCAGGTGAAAGAAGCCGCTCAAAAAGTAGCCCTGACCACCAGTAATAACGATGCCTTGGTCGCTGCCCTCTCCCAAGGTGCCATGCAGCAAACCGGAGAAATCGCCGCCGCCCTAGAACGCATCCAGGCGATGACCAACTCCATTCGCGCGGTTGCCCTTAGCGCCGAGCAAGCCGAAGAAGCGGTAGACCAAGCAGCTCAGACGGTAGAAGAGGGAGACGCTGCCATGAACCGCACCGTAGAAGGGATTATGGCAATCCGTCAGACGGTAGCAGAAACAGCGAAAAAAGTCAAGCGTCTCGGCGAATCGACCCAGAAAATTTCTAAGGTTGTCAATCTGATTAGTAGCTTCGCCGACCAAACCAACCTGCTCGCGCTGAACGCTTCGATTGAGGCGGCGCACGCGGGAGAACAAGGTCGAGGCTTCGCGGTGGTTGCCGATGAAGTGCGGAACCTAGCGCGGCAGTCCGCCGAAGCAACCGCAGAAATCGAAAAAGTCGTAGCGGAGATTCAGGCAGAAACTAACGATGTAGTCGCGGCGATGGAAGAAGGCACCGAACAGGTGGTTATGGGGACAAAACTGGTAGAAGAAACTCGCCAAAGCCTCAACCGCATTGCCGCATCCAGCGAACAGATCGGTCAGTTAGTAGAAGCAATCGCCAAAGCAACCGAAGAACAAACCGAAGTGTCCGAAGTCGTCAGCCAATCCATGACGGGGATTGCCGCGATCGCTAATGAAACCTCATCCTCTGCGACCGACGTGTCAGCCTCCTTCAAAGAACTCCTCGCAGTCGCGCAAGCCCTGCAAGAAAGCGTCGGCAAATTCAAAGTTAGTTAA
- a CDS encoding response regulator transcription factor — MGTALVVDDSLTEQKIIRSCLEKEGINVLIASSGEEALEKVKSTRPDVIVLDVVLPGRSGFEICRQLKAEASTSTIPIIICSTKGSEMDKFWGMKQGADAYIPKPIDQAEFVQTVKQLIKQ, encoded by the coding sequence ATGGGTACAGCCCTAGTTGTTGATGATTCTCTGACAGAACAAAAAATTATTAGAAGTTGCTTGGAAAAAGAAGGCATCAATGTTCTGATCGCCTCTAGCGGAGAAGAAGCCCTAGAGAAAGTTAAAAGCACTCGCCCCGATGTTATCGTCCTAGACGTGGTACTGCCGGGGCGAAGCGGTTTTGAAATCTGCCGCCAACTTAAAGCCGAAGCCTCTACTAGCACCATTCCCATTATCATCTGTTCGACCAAAGGGAGCGAAATGGATAAATTTTGGGGAATGAAGCAGGGAGCAGATGCCTACATTCCCAAACCGATCGATCAAGCAGAGTTCGTGCAAACCGTCAAGCAATTGATTAAGCAATAA
- a CDS encoding DUF1825 family protein — translation MGFFDSEVVQQEAKQLFEDYQSLMQLGSEYGKFDREGKKIFIEKMEQLMERYRIFMKRFELSEDFMAQMTVQQLKTQLSQFGVTPEQMFDQMHMTLERMKSEIKD, via the coding sequence ATGGGATTCTTTGATTCAGAAGTCGTTCAGCAAGAAGCTAAACAGTTATTTGAAGACTATCAATCCCTGATGCAACTTGGAAGCGAGTACGGGAAATTTGACAGAGAAGGGAAAAAAATTTTTATCGAAAAAATGGAGCAGCTTATGGAGCGCTATAGAATCTTTATGAAGCGCTTTGAGCTATCGGAAGACTTTATGGCGCAAATGACGGTACAGCAGCTTAAAACTCAACTCAGTCAATTTGGCGTGACACCCGAACAAATGTTCGATCAGATGCACATGACTCTAGAACGGATGAAATCCGAGATTAAAGATTAA
- a CDS encoding pre-16S rRNA-processing nuclease YqgF: MILGFDPGRDKCGVAIVGLDRQLFYHQVVSAAVAIDTIKSLCQQFAIERLVIGNQTTAKQWRQQLKENLPSSVLIKMVDERNSSLEARDRYWQMYPPQGLQRLIPQGMRVPPRPVDDIVAILLIERYLQNV; this comes from the coding sequence ATGATTCTAGGTTTCGATCCAGGGCGAGATAAATGTGGCGTGGCGATCGTAGGATTGGATCGTCAACTTTTTTATCATCAAGTAGTGAGTGCGGCTGTAGCCATTGACACTATCAAATCTTTATGTCAACAATTCGCTATCGAACGGCTAGTCATAGGAAATCAAACGACTGCCAAACAGTGGCGACAGCAATTAAAAGAAAATTTACCCTCCTCAGTATTAATAAAGATGGTAGACGAGCGAAATAGTTCCCTTGAGGCGCGCGATCGCTACTGGCAAATGTATCCGCCGCAGGGATTGCAACGCTTAATTCCGCAAGGCATGAGAGTTCCGCCGCGTCCGGTTGACGATATCGTTGCAATTCTGTTGATTGAAAGATATTTACAAAACGTATAA
- a CDS encoding methyl-accepting chemotaxis protein, with product MTQTPPKPNFKKIANDRSLISQSPQRETRTPSPQLVPSPSQIELLEAPKEGKANLWQNLSFRWKLSTLLIVGAALPTIGVTQGIVWYSQKTAQDTLKETVASNASGFQEDYIHWVRLESSGQVQAIADVLGASKIDLQNPAQVKANQMLLQSLIVPSKIEQERLDGWKSFRIIANAQGKTIAQFLRVHKDYSLGTAAEDRSEAIENVSLPTGIDLGNIAIVKESLRLKRPLKGIELLDRSVIQKLGLGEQFKASDANKGIKGLTAMAVEPIEVNGKVVGIAIAGVLLNRNNILVDTFREYYGSEASLYAGDLRVSTTIATADGKNRAIGDRAAEAVKKAVLDGGQRFPWREEIDGKPYLTYYLPLYDYRQDLNPQQAKPVGMLAVGTAPETLNSAVNSVRIVGYGIGLVFLLAAGAIAIPVAGTFSRPLRRLQDFARGIANGEKIAGLADTARRDEIGVLSQELDRMATKMEANLTALRQEKAREQLLKEVTLDLSQYPQVKNAFEIALEKLRIDLNVDRAFFYRFDEETFTGEVVAESVAQGLPRALGALITDPCFDNRMVEEYRRGRVQALANIYESGLADCHIKMLEAFAIRANLVVPIVCGSRGILTGLLSVNQCSESRVWQPSEIELLTQIATQFGLAIDRANLIEKTKIAAERAQALKDLTLKMSQSLESKKIFDTAVTEIRQAIRSDRVIIYQFDKNWKGTVVAESVADEFPKALGAEIADPCFADKYVQKYKQGRIQPTPDIYKAGLTECHLKQLEAFGIKANLVAPIVVGEDLLGLLIAHQCSAPRNWEPAEVDFLAQLATQVGLSLERASLLERQRQEKENLQRRALELLKEVDPVSQGDLTIRATVTEDEIGTVADSYNSTIESLRKIVGQVKMAAKQMTVTTSQNEVSVKTLSEEAVRQAQEIADALARIQSMTKSIREVTANAKQAEMVVQQASQTVRTGDVAMNRTVDGILAIRETVVETAEKVKRLGESTQKISKVIGLIGRFAAQTHMLALKASIEAARAGDEGQGFAVIADEVRILAAQSAEATAEISNLVTSIQTETNEVATAMQSGTERVAVGTKLVEETRQNLTKIAEASAQIDQLVRAIAKTANEQSQASETVSQTMNEVAAISTKTSAEATQVSNSFKELLTVAQTLQESVSKFKVE from the coding sequence ATGACCCAGACCCCTCCCAAGCCCAATTTCAAAAAAATCGCTAACGATCGCAGTTTAATATCTCAATCTCCTCAAAGAGAGACGCGGACTCCATCGCCACAGCTAGTGCCTTCTCCAAGCCAAATCGAGCTATTAGAGGCGCCTAAAGAAGGTAAAGCCAACCTTTGGCAAAACCTGAGCTTTCGATGGAAACTGTCGACATTGTTAATTGTTGGGGCTGCCCTGCCAACAATCGGCGTAACTCAGGGAATTGTTTGGTACAGTCAAAAGACCGCTCAAGACACGCTCAAAGAAACGGTCGCATCGAATGCAAGCGGATTCCAAGAAGATTATATTCACTGGGTGCGACTGGAGAGTTCGGGACAGGTTCAGGCAATTGCCGACGTACTTGGGGCAAGCAAAATAGATTTGCAAAATCCCGCACAAGTCAAAGCCAACCAAATGCTATTGCAAAGTCTGATCGTTCCCTCCAAGATCGAACAAGAGCGACTTGACGGATGGAAAAGCTTCAGAATTATCGCTAACGCGCAGGGAAAAACGATCGCTCAGTTCCTGAGAGTTCACAAAGATTATTCCCTAGGAACCGCTGCCGAAGATCGCAGCGAGGCAATTGAAAATGTCTCTTTACCCACAGGAATCGATCTCGGAAATATTGCGATCGTTAAAGAATCCCTACGCCTCAAACGCCCACTCAAGGGAATCGAACTGCTCGATCGCTCGGTCATCCAAAAGTTGGGATTGGGAGAGCAGTTTAAGGCTTCCGATGCTAACAAAGGGATAAAAGGACTGACTGCGATGGCAGTCGAACCGATCGAGGTCAACGGCAAAGTAGTAGGAATTGCGATCGCGGGAGTACTTCTTAACCGAAACAATATCTTAGTCGATACCTTCCGAGAATATTATGGCTCGGAAGCCAGTTTATATGCAGGCGATCTGCGAGTTAGCACGACGATAGCCACAGCCGACGGAAAAAATCGAGCCATTGGCGATCGCGCTGCCGAAGCAGTCAAGAAAGCCGTTCTCGACGGCGGACAAAGATTCCCTTGGCGTGAAGAGATCGACGGTAAGCCCTATCTGACCTATTACCTACCCCTATACGACTATCGACAGGATTTGAATCCCCAGCAAGCCAAACCAGTCGGAATGCTTGCTGTCGGAACTGCCCCAGAGACTTTAAATAGTGCCGTGAATAGCGTCCGCATCGTCGGTTACGGCATTGGCTTAGTGTTCTTGCTGGCGGCTGGCGCGATCGCAATTCCGGTAGCAGGAACATTTTCCCGTCCGCTACGGCGCTTGCAAGATTTTGCTAGAGGGATCGCTAACGGGGAAAAGATCGCTGGGTTAGCAGACACGGCTCGTCGAGATGAAATCGGGGTTCTCTCTCAAGAACTCGATCGCATGGCGACTAAGATGGAGGCTAACCTAACAGCCTTGCGTCAAGAAAAGGCTCGCGAACAACTTCTCAAAGAAGTCACCTTGGATCTGAGCCAATACCCTCAAGTCAAAAACGCTTTCGAGATCGCCTTAGAAAAGCTTCGGATCGACTTGAACGTCGATCGCGCCTTTTTCTATCGTTTCGATGAAGAAACTTTCACAGGAGAGGTCGTCGCCGAATCGGTAGCCCAAGGCTTGCCTCGCGCTTTAGGCGCTCTAATTACCGATCCTTGTTTTGACAATCGCATGGTAGAGGAGTATCGCCGAGGTCGCGTTCAAGCCCTAGCCAATATTTATGAATCTGGATTGGCGGATTGCCACATCAAAATGCTAGAGGCGTTTGCCATCAGAGCTAACTTGGTGGTGCCCATTGTGTGCGGCAGTCGCGGCATTCTAACGGGTTTATTGTCTGTCAACCAGTGTTCGGAATCTAGAGTTTGGCAGCCAAGTGAAATCGAGCTACTAACGCAGATTGCGACGCAATTCGGTTTGGCGATCGACCGGGCGAACTTAATCGAGAAGACCAAGATCGCCGCAGAACGCGCTCAAGCCCTCAAAGACCTTACGCTCAAGATGTCTCAGTCCCTCGAGTCCAAGAAAATCTTTGATACGGCTGTGACAGAGATCCGCCAAGCGATTCGCTCGGATCGCGTCATTATCTATCAGTTCGACAAAAACTGGAAAGGCACCGTAGTTGCCGAATCCGTTGCCGACGAATTCCCCAAAGCGCTAGGAGCAGAGATCGCCGACCCCTGTTTTGCCGACAAATACGTCCAGAAATACAAACAAGGTCGAATTCAACCGACGCCCGATATTTACAAGGCTGGCTTGACCGAATGCCACCTCAAACAACTCGAAGCCTTTGGTATCAAAGCTAACTTGGTTGCACCTATTGTGGTAGGGGAAGATTTACTGGGCTTATTGATTGCCCACCAGTGTTCGGCTCCCCGCAACTGGGAGCCGGCAGAAGTGGACTTTTTGGCTCAGTTGGCTACGCAAGTCGGACTGTCGCTTGAGAGAGCCAGCCTCCTCGAACGCCAGCGCCAGGAAAAAGAAAACTTGCAGCGACGAGCGCTAGAGTTACTAAAGGAGGTAGATCCCGTCAGTCAAGGAGATTTGACAATTCGCGCTACCGTCACCGAAGATGAAATCGGAACTGTAGCGGACTCCTACAACTCCACCATCGAGAGCTTGCGGAAAATCGTAGGGCAAGTAAAAATGGCTGCCAAACAGATGACCGTCACCACCAGTCAAAATGAAGTATCTGTAAAAACCCTATCTGAAGAAGCGGTGCGTCAGGCTCAAGAAATTGCCGATGCGCTGGCGCGAATTCAATCCATGACCAAATCGATTCGCGAGGTGACAGCTAATGCCAAGCAAGCAGAAATGGTAGTTCAACAAGCCTCTCAGACAGTGCGAACGGGCGACGTTGCTATGAACCGAACTGTAGACGGAATTTTGGCCATTCGGGAAACGGTCGTCGAGACCGCGGAGAAAGTCAAGCGCCTTGGAGAATCGACCCAGAAGATTTCTAAAGTCATCGGTCTGATCGGTCGATTTGCCGCTCAAACTCACATGTTGGCGCTGAAAGCTTCTATTGAGGCTGCCCGCGCCGGAGATGAAGGACAAGGTTTTGCGGTGATTGCCGATGAAGTGAGAATCCTAGCCGCGCAATCGGCAGAGGCAACGGCGGAAATTAGCAACTTAGTAACCAGCATTCAAACAGAGACTAACGAAGTAGCAACAGCGATGCAGTCGGGAACCGAGCGAGTGGCAGTGGGGACGAAGCTAGTGGAGGAAACTCGCCAAAATCTTACCAAGATTGCTGAGGCGAGCGCTCAGATCGACCAGTTGGTTAGAGCGATCGCCAAAACCGCCAACGAACAATCCCAAGCGTCTGAAACGGTTAGCCAGACCATGAATGAAGTAGCAGCGATTTCGACCAAAACCTCAGCCGAAGCCACTCAAGTTTCCAACTCTTTCAAAGAACTGCTGACAGTAGCCCAAACGCTACAAGAGAGCGTCAGTAAGTTCAAGGTGGAATAA